TACACTTACAAGGTAAAAGGCTATAGTGACGGTACTTACACTGTGATTGAGTACGTAAATGGGCGGTTAAAAACCGACCAAAAACTAACATTTTCTTCGGGGGGTAATTCTGACCTTTCTGACGAAGAAAAAGCAGTGCGTTTAAAAGAATCTCGACTAGCGAATTTATATAAAACTAAAAATAAATTACGTGATTATGCCAAGAATAATCACTTTGATAAATTTTGGACTTTGACATTCGATCCAAAAATTTGTGGAGCTAGTGATGATTACCGTTTTGAAGAAATGCG
The sequence above is a segment of the Carnobacterium viridans genome. Coding sequences within it:
- a CDS encoding rolling circle replication-associated protein produces the protein MKEQDKNQSGLPVYLTYGQLDDEKLGAPKRYTYKVKGYSDGTYTVIEYVNGRLKTDQKLTFSSGGNSDLSDEEKAVRLKESRLANLYKTKNKLRDYAKNNHFDKFWTLTFDPKICGASDDYRFEEMRKWLRKMRDKYGKFNYLAVPERHKSGQIHWHMMTGYFEPKLIDSGKEYRNILF